From a single Chiloscyllium punctatum isolate Juve2018m chromosome 31, sChiPun1.3, whole genome shotgun sequence genomic region:
- the LOC140456894 gene encoding uncharacterized protein — protein sequence MEGQSTVHNGEKPFTCSVCARGFSQSSGLSKHKCSHTGEKPWKCGDCGKGFISPSKLETHRRRHTGERPFTCSICGRGFTQSANLLTHRQVHTGERPFTCSECGKGFADSSSFLRHRQVHSGERPFNCSECGKRFIQSSDLLRHQRVHTGERPFKCPDCTKCFKSSRELTCHLRVHTEERPFKCPDCEKCFKGSRELMLHQRIHTDERPFRCSHCGTGFKRSSHLTEHQRVHTGERPFTCLARGKGFTQSSNLLTHQRVHRC from the coding sequence ATGGAAGGACAAAGCACTGTACACAACGGCGAGAAACCATTCACATGTTCTGTGTGTGCACGAGGGTTCAGCCAGTCATCTGGCTTGTCGAAACATAAATGCAGCCATACTGgggagaaaccgtggaaatgcGGTGACTGCGGGAAAGGATTCATTTCCCCATCGAAACTGGAAACTCATCGGCGCAGACACACCggcgagaggccattcacctgctccatTTGTGGGAGGGGATTCACGCAGTCAGCGAACTTACTGACCCACCGGcaagttcacactggggagaggccattcacttgttccgagtgtgggaagggattcgcTGATTCATCCAGCTTCCTGAGGCATCGGCAGGTTCAcagtggggagaggccattcaactGTTCAGAGTGTGGCAAGAGATTCATTCAGTCATccgacctgctgagacaccagcgagttcacactggggagagaccttTCAAATGCCCAGACTGCACAAAGTGCTTTAAAAGTTCCAGGGAACTGACATGTCATCTACGTgttcacactgaggagagaccTTTTAAATGTCCCGACTGTGAGAAGTGCTTTAAAGGCTCCAGGGAACTGATGCTCCATCAACGCATTCATACCGATGAGAGACCATTCAGGTgctctcactgtgggactgggttCAAGCGGTCATCGCACCTCACTGAACATCAGCGAGTTCATactggagagaggccattcacctgccttgcacgtgggaagggattcactcagtcatccaacctgctgacacaccagcgagttcacaggTGCTGA